aaaatggataaatataatttttaaaaatgtaagtatttaaatatttattttaacaTTGTTAATTACATTCTNNNNNNNNNNNNNNNNNNNNNNNNNNNNNNNNNNNNNNNNNNNNNNNNNNNNNNNNNNNNNNNNNNNNNNNNNNNNNNNNNNNNNNNNNNNNNNNNNNNNATGAGCATCGGCTGCATGGTGAGCAAAGGCTGCATGGTGAGCAAAGGCTGCATGGTGAGCATCAGCTACATGATGAGCATGATGGACATCACCTACATGATGAGCATGATGGACATCACCTACATGATGAGCATGATGGGCATCACCTACATGATGAGCATGATGGGCATGATGAGGATCATGTTCATGAACGTTATGATTATCATCTACATGTGCTTGAG
The genomic region above belongs to Plasmodium reichenowi strain SY57 chromosome 13, whole genome shotgun sequence and contains:
- a CDS encoding histidine-rich protein III, giving the protein MVSFSKNKVLSAAVFASVLLLDNNSQFNNNLFSKNAKGLNSNKRLLHETQAHVDDNHNVHEHDPHHAHHAHHVGDAHHAHHVGDVHHAHHVGDVHHAHHVADAHHAAFAHHAAFAHHAADAH